The following proteins are co-located in the Desulfoscipio sp. XC116 genome:
- a CDS encoding polyprenyl synthetase family protein, whose protein sequence is MHIFQHISDDLDKVQKLIHKNFFIKTSNIKDYVRQDFNYLYINLRPALVLICHRLFCPANRQAVALAAVIQFIYMASQVHIKLTEDDSGQEKTVDIRTGYQFPVLVGDYLYGKFFTTLCDAGIVHYLKNMAELICTINKNGIMILRNPDLATTDPLAYNEVIRGEYAELLACAACLGADLAGADSTAKDKLYHLGLNLGMAFGLLSRGASTQQISDYTTKAHLTLKQLPYSKDKESLRDLLGLISDENTTAKRMVV, encoded by the coding sequence ATGCACATTTTTCAGCATATCAGCGATGACTTGGACAAAGTACAAAAGCTAATACACAAAAATTTTTTTATTAAAACAAGTAATATTAAAGACTATGTTAGACAGGATTTCAATTACTTATATATTAATTTAAGGCCCGCCCTGGTACTCATTTGCCACCGTTTATTTTGTCCGGCCAATCGGCAGGCCGTTGCCTTGGCAGCCGTAATACAGTTTATTTATATGGCTTCCCAAGTGCATATTAAGCTAACGGAAGACGACTCCGGCCAAGAAAAAACGGTTGATATCCGTACCGGATACCAGTTTCCCGTACTGGTAGGCGATTACCTGTACGGCAAGTTTTTTACCACCCTGTGCGACGCCGGTATTGTGCATTACCTGAAAAACATGGCGGAGCTTATTTGTACAATTAATAAAAACGGGATCATGATATTGAGAAATCCGGATCTGGCGACTACCGATCCGCTGGCATATAACGAAGTTATCCGCGGCGAGTATGCAGAGCTGTTAGCCTGTGCCGCCTGCCTCGGTGCCGATTTAGCCGGTGCCGACAGCACCGCTAAGGATAAACTCTATCATTTGGGGCTTAATCTGGGCATGGCTTTCGGGCTGCTGTCAAGGGGCGCTTCAACACAACAAATAAGTGATTATACAACAAAAGCCCATCTTACATTAAAGCAGCTGCCATACAGCAAAGATAAAGAGAGCCTACGGGATTTACTTGGTTTAATCAGCGATGAAAATACTACGGCCAAACGCATGGTAGTGTAA
- a CDS encoding menaquinone biosynthesis decarboxylase, translating to MAYPDLRAFIDKLDKQGLLKKITAEVDAHLEITEITDRVSKQNGPALLFENVKGYNMPVLTNAFGSLSRMQLALEVDSLDQIGDELTKIIQPPELPATLMDKLRTLPKLAQLASFLPKHVRTGPCKEVVIKDKPSLAQLPVLYCWPEDGGPFITLPLVFTKDPVTGRRNVGMYRMQVFDHQTTGMHWHIHKDAAEHYRKKGGQMPVAIAIGADPATIYAATAPMPHGIDEILLAGFLRKEPVELVKCETVDLEVPARAEIILEGYVDPAETRLEGPFGDHTGYYSLADQYPVFHLTCVTQRKNPVYPATIVGRPPMEDAYLGKATERIFLPLMRMQLPEVVDMNMPPEGVFHNCVLVSIRKNYPGQAKKVMCALWGMGLMMLAKLIIIVDADVDVQNTSEVMWRVFNNIDPRRDVLIVDGPLDALDHSSPLPHYGSKMGVDATVKTAAEGHTRQWPPDIVMSPRIKELVDRKWRSYGFGNTQ from the coding sequence TTGGCCTATCCCGATTTACGCGCTTTTATAGATAAACTGGACAAACAAGGGCTTTTAAAAAAAATTACGGCCGAAGTAGACGCCCACCTGGAAATAACCGAAATTACCGACCGGGTGAGCAAACAAAACGGTCCCGCACTGTTGTTTGAAAACGTCAAGGGCTATAACATGCCCGTTTTGACCAATGCTTTCGGCTCACTGTCCAGAATGCAACTGGCGCTTGAAGTAGACTCTCTGGACCAAATCGGCGACGAATTAACAAAAATAATTCAGCCGCCGGAGCTGCCCGCCACATTAATGGATAAATTAAGAACTTTACCCAAACTGGCTCAGCTAGCTTCATTTTTACCCAAACATGTGCGCACCGGTCCATGCAAAGAAGTAGTAATCAAAGATAAACCGTCTTTGGCCCAACTGCCGGTGCTGTACTGCTGGCCCGAAGACGGCGGACCGTTTATCACGCTGCCCCTGGTATTCACCAAAGACCCGGTGACAGGCCGCCGCAATGTAGGCATGTACCGGATGCAAGTTTTTGACCATCAGACCACGGGCATGCACTGGCATATCCATAAAGATGCCGCCGAGCACTATCGCAAGAAGGGCGGCCAAATGCCCGTAGCTATTGCCATCGGCGCCGATCCGGCCACCATTTACGCCGCCACCGCACCCATGCCGCACGGTATTGATGAAATACTGCTGGCCGGTTTTTTGCGCAAAGAACCGGTGGAATTGGTTAAGTGCGAAACAGTGGACCTTGAGGTACCGGCCAGAGCGGAAATTATTCTGGAAGGGTATGTTGACCCGGCGGAAACCAGACTGGAGGGGCCCTTCGGCGACCACACAGGGTACTATTCATTGGCGGATCAGTACCCCGTATTCCACCTGACCTGCGTCACTCAGCGCAAGAACCCGGTGTACCCCGCTACTATAGTCGGCCGGCCGCCTATGGAGGACGCCTACCTGGGCAAGGCTACCGAGCGTATATTTTTACCGCTGATGCGTATGCAGCTGCCCGAAGTAGTGGATATGAACATGCCGCCCGAAGGCGTTTTTCATAATTGCGTGCTCGTTTCCATCCGCAAAAACTACCCCGGCCAGGCTAAAAAGGTAATGTGCGCGCTGTGGGGCATGGGCCTGATGATGTTGGCCAAGCTGATCATTATAGTAGACGCGGATGTGGACGTACAAAATACCTCCGAAGTTATGTGGCGGGTATTTAACAATATCGACCCGCGCCGGGATGTGCTGATAGTGGACGGCCCGCTGGACGCTCTGGATCATTCATCCCCGCTGCCCCATTACGGTTCTAAAATGGGCGTCGACGCCACCGTTAAGACGGCGGCGGAAGGACACACGCGCCAGTGGCCCCCCGATATTGTGATGTCGCCCCGGATTAAGGAACTAGTGGATAGGAAGTGGCGGAGTTATGGCTTTGGCAATACCCAATAG
- the mqnE gene encoding aminofutalosine synthase MqnE, giving the protein MSSSSASLTAVAAKVAAGQRLSAEDGLVLFQSNDLLAIGQMAHMVRLRKNSRKTYFIANRHINHTNICVNRCQLCAFGRDANDVCAYALTLDEIEAKARSCANLNLSELHIVGGLNPDLTLDYYLEMMQRLRRALPGVVIQSLTAVEIEYLARQHHMSCRQVLAALKEAGLDSLPGGGAEVFAPRVRKIICSNKIDGDTWLSVHRAAHELGMRTNATMLYGHVETIEERVDHLLRLRELQDHTGGFLTFIPLAFHPRNTSLESLGMSGTTGYDDLKVLAIARLLLDNFDHIKSFWIYVGAKLAQISLSFGVDDLDGTVVEEKIAHDAGADTGQSMTKNELIHLIKSAGFRPVQRDTLYNVVEEGF; this is encoded by the coding sequence CTGTCAAGCAGCTCCGCTTCCCTTACAGCCGTAGCCGCTAAAGTTGCCGCGGGCCAACGGCTTTCTGCCGAGGATGGCCTGGTGCTTTTCCAATCAAATGATTTACTGGCTATCGGCCAAATGGCCCATATGGTACGGTTGAGAAAAAACAGCCGCAAAACATATTTTATCGCCAACCGGCATATTAACCATACTAATATATGCGTCAACCGATGCCAGCTGTGTGCCTTCGGCCGTGATGCGAACGACGTATGCGCCTACGCCCTGACTCTGGATGAAATAGAAGCCAAAGCCCGATCTTGCGCCAATCTTAATCTATCTGAATTACACATCGTAGGCGGGCTAAACCCTGATTTAACTCTGGATTACTACTTGGAAATGATGCAGCGTTTGCGCCGGGCATTGCCCGGGGTTGTAATTCAATCACTCACTGCGGTAGAAATTGAATACCTGGCCCGGCAACACCACATGAGCTGCCGACAAGTGCTGGCTGCCTTAAAAGAGGCGGGCCTCGACTCGCTGCCGGGCGGTGGTGCGGAAGTATTCGCCCCTCGAGTGCGAAAAATTATCTGTTCCAATAAAATAGACGGCGACACCTGGCTGTCGGTACACCGGGCCGCTCACGAGCTGGGTATGCGCACTAATGCCACCATGCTGTACGGACACGTGGAAACAATTGAGGAAAGAGTGGATCACTTACTCCGCCTGCGAGAATTACAGGACCATACCGGTGGCTTTTTAACCTTCATTCCCCTGGCGTTTCACCCACGGAACACGTCTCTGGAATCCCTGGGGATGTCCGGCACAACCGGTTATGACGATCTAAAAGTATTGGCCATAGCCAGACTGCTGCTGGATAATTTTGACCATATCAAGTCCTTTTGGATTTATGTGGGAGCAAAATTGGCACAAATATCATTATCCTTTGGCGTGGACGACCTGGACGGCACTGTGGTGGAAGAAAAAATCGCCCACGACGCCGGTGCCGATACCGGACAGTCCATGACGAAAAATGAGTTGATACACCTGATAAAAAGCGCAGGCTTTAGACCAGTGCAGCGCGATACGCTTTACAATGTAGTGGAGGAGGGTTTTTAA
- a CDS encoding UbiA-like polyprenyltransferase, translating into MALAIPNRTKVFLDMIRFEHTIFALPFAYMGTLLVAKKLPAGVDLLWITLAMVGARTAAMSLNRIIDRHIDALNPRTAGRALPKRMLSVGEVWVYTILSFALLFYAAYQLSPLAFHLFPAAVAALSFYSFTKRFTWTCHLWLGLTLGLAPLGAWIAIAGQFQTAPVLLGLGVLFWVAGFDIIYACDDYHFDQEYGIHSIPSRFGIAKSLKISAVFHIIAPLLFLTVGVLLHLGVFYLAGLTIAVSLLFYQHKLVTPGDLTRAGVAFFNLNGTLSVVMFCFTLLDILVPVQIW; encoded by the coding sequence ATGGCTTTGGCAATACCCAATAGAACCAAAGTTTTCTTGGATATGATTCGATTTGAGCACACCATATTTGCCCTACCCTTTGCTTACATGGGGACACTGCTGGTGGCTAAAAAATTACCCGCCGGCGTCGATTTGCTTTGGATAACTCTGGCAATGGTTGGCGCCCGTACCGCGGCCATGTCACTGAACCGAATTATTGACCGGCATATCGATGCCCTAAACCCTCGCACAGCCGGCCGCGCCCTGCCCAAAAGGATGCTGTCCGTGGGGGAAGTATGGGTTTATACAATACTATCCTTTGCTCTTTTGTTTTATGCCGCCTACCAGCTTTCGCCACTGGCTTTTCACCTGTTTCCGGCAGCCGTGGCAGCACTCTCATTTTATTCCTTTACCAAACGGTTTACCTGGACTTGTCATTTATGGTTGGGGTTAACTTTGGGTCTGGCCCCGCTGGGGGCTTGGATAGCCATAGCGGGTCAATTCCAAACCGCTCCGGTGCTGCTGGGCTTGGGTGTGCTATTTTGGGTCGCGGGTTTTGATATAATTTACGCCTGTGACGATTATCATTTCGACCAAGAATACGGCATCCATTCCATTCCGTCCCGGTTCGGAATCGCCAAATCGCTTAAAATATCCGCTGTTTTTCATATTATAGCACCACTACTGTTCCTGACAGTGGGAGTGCTGCTGCACCTTGGCGTGTTCTATTTGGCGGGACTTACCATAGCGGTATCCCTGCTCTTTTATCAGCATAAACTGGTTACCCCGGGCGATCTGACCCGGGCCGGGGTAGCTTTTTTCAATTTAAACGGCACACTTAGTGTAGTCATGTTTTGTTTTACACTGCTGGATATACTGGTGCCTGTACAGATATGGTAG